Proteins from a single region of Aerococcus viridans:
- a CDS encoding DsbA family protein: MQIEFFHDVVCSFCFPMSKRMRKITGKYNNIDVVHRSFALGWEPDHYIQMFGSREAVKPELLTRWEQANQNDDDHRFNIEGMRETDFNSPTSKNGLKAAKAAGILGGQDAYWDAFDAIQNALFVENKNIEEFEILKTAIATTDIDIDQWVAQYKKAETEEAVLQDFAVSQAYDIQGAPALVINQKYIISGAQATEDIENQLKQIAEEEGRPLIPKLQTLGGTGMACNFVDGQWICD; the protein is encoded by the coding sequence ATGCAAATTGAATTTTTCCATGATGTGGTTTGCTCATTTTGTTTCCCCATGTCCAAACGCATGAGGAAAATCACTGGTAAATATAATAACATCGACGTGGTCCACCGATCTTTCGCTTTAGGTTGGGAGCCAGATCACTATATCCAAATGTTTGGCTCACGTGAAGCCGTTAAACCTGAATTGTTAACGCGCTGGGAACAAGCTAATCAAAATGATGATGACCACCGCTTTAATATAGAGGGAATGCGTGAAACGGACTTCAACTCTCCAACTTCAAAAAATGGTTTAAAAGCAGCAAAAGCCGCTGGTATTTTAGGCGGGCAAGATGCTTACTGGGATGCTTTTGACGCTATCCAAAACGCACTATTCGTTGAAAATAAAAATATTGAAGAATTTGAAATTTTAAAGACTGCTATAGCGACTACTGACATTGATATTGACCAATGGGTAGCACAATATAAAAAAGCTGAAACAGAAGAAGCTGTTTTACAAGATTTCGCAGTCAGTCAAGCTTATGACATCCAAGGAGCGCCGGCTTTAGTGATCAACCAAAAATATATAATTTCAGGTGCACAAGCAACTGAAGACATTGAAAACCAGCTAAAACAAATTGCTGAAGAAGAAGGTCGACCACTCATACCAAAACTACAAACACTTGGTGGTACTGGGATGGCTTGTAATTTCGTAGATGGCCAATGGATTTGTGACTAA
- a CDS encoding NAD-dependent protein deacylase, which produces MDDKIQQFEQQIKDSKCIVFFTGAGMSTASGIPDFRSANGLFMENLGGTYSPEEVVSHHFFTQYPKEYFAYHFDKLVYPEAKPNIGHEFIASLEGTGKDVSVVTQNIDGLHQKAGSSAVYELHGSTLDNYCVSCGHHYKLEELQLDQDGIPRCPIDQGIVRPNIVLYQEQLDQDVVNGAVDKIRQADLLVILGTSLVVYPAAGFLNYFRGQYLTVVNKSPLQIPYHDALVFEDTIEKVFSQLS; this is translated from the coding sequence ATGGACGATAAAATCCAACAATTTGAACAACAAATTAAGGATAGCAAATGTATTGTCTTTTTTACAGGAGCGGGAATGTCTACAGCCTCTGGTATTCCTGATTTCCGGTCAGCGAATGGCCTTTTCATGGAAAACTTAGGAGGGACTTATAGCCCAGAAGAAGTCGTTTCTCATCATTTCTTTACACAATACCCCAAGGAATACTTTGCCTACCACTTTGATAAATTAGTCTATCCAGAAGCCAAGCCTAATATAGGGCATGAATTTATCGCTAGCTTAGAAGGGACTGGTAAAGATGTTTCTGTGGTTACGCAAAATATAGACGGTCTGCACCAAAAAGCTGGCTCATCAGCGGTTTATGAATTACACGGCAGCACCTTAGATAATTACTGTGTATCGTGTGGCCATCATTATAAATTAGAAGAACTTCAATTAGACCAGGATGGTATTCCGCGCTGTCCAATTGATCAAGGCATTGTTAGACCTAATATTGTCTTATACCAAGAACAATTAGACCAAGATGTAGTGAACGGGGCAGTGGATAAAATCCGCCAAGCAGATTTATTAGTTATCTTGGGAACAAGCCTAGTCGTTTATCCAGCGGCAGGATTCTTAAATTACTTCCGAGGACAATATCTAACCGTAGTAAACAAATCACCACTTCAAATTCCGTATCACGATGCCTTAGTATTTGAAGACACTATTGAAAAAGTATTTAGCCAACTGAGTTAA
- a CDS encoding FAD-binding oxidoreductase: protein MEIEKQVADKYLKTYMVEKDPGSASLIAFPTSTEEVVAFIKDANARKQPTITIGRQTGLTSATYPINNAWLLSLEKMNNIISLDEQTLTLTVQAGVTLFQIRDYLANTPYFYAPDPGNKNASVGGNASTNAGGMRAIKYGVTRDNVRGYDVVLANGDLIHVGSLNKKDATAYDLKDLFIGAEGTLGVITELQLKLTPRPAFEKSVILGFNSLDGVSDAIFEVVKSPVQPIALELLEESGIHYSEQFINKKMPEVHGEAFLLATVADNAADGLAFQLEAIQALGKKAGAIEARELSEDEASEMWAIRDNILNGIVSKGDWKMYDPVVPNHLFTDLVKEGKRLGDKYNVQTGFFGHAGDGNIHICILRGDQNDETWEQIKHDYENDLFPYVAEQGGLLSAEHGVGLEKKAYLPYFKDEAYMAVLKSIKQAMDPNNILNPGKMFD, encoded by the coding sequence ATGGAAATTGAAAAACAAGTTGCAGACAAATATTTGAAGACTTATATGGTTGAAAAAGATCCAGGTTCAGCATCTTTAATTGCTTTCCCCACTTCAACTGAAGAAGTGGTCGCATTTATTAAAGATGCCAACGCGAGAAAGCAACCCACGATTACTATCGGTCGTCAAACTGGATTAACGAGCGCAACTTATCCTATCAATAATGCTTGGTTACTAAGCCTAGAGAAAATGAATAACATTATTTCATTAGATGAGCAAACGCTGACCTTAACAGTTCAAGCAGGTGTAACCTTATTTCAAATCCGCGATTATCTAGCGAATACGCCTTATTTCTATGCCCCTGACCCTGGTAATAAAAATGCTTCAGTAGGTGGGAATGCATCTACAAATGCTGGTGGGATGCGAGCGATTAAATACGGTGTGACCCGTGATAATGTTCGTGGTTATGATGTGGTATTAGCTAATGGGGACTTGATTCACGTTGGCTCTTTAAATAAAAAAGATGCAACAGCTTATGATTTGAAAGACCTATTTATCGGTGCTGAAGGTACACTTGGAGTGATCACAGAGTTACAATTGAAATTAACACCACGTCCAGCTTTTGAGAAATCTGTTATTCTCGGTTTTAATTCTTTAGACGGTGTGTCAGATGCTATTTTTGAAGTTGTGAAGTCACCCGTTCAACCAATTGCTTTAGAACTTTTAGAAGAATCAGGTATTCACTACTCTGAACAATTTATCAACAAGAAAATGCCTGAAGTTCACGGCGAAGCTTTCTTATTGGCAACCGTAGCAGACAATGCGGCAGACGGTTTAGCCTTCCAACTTGAAGCTATCCAAGCCCTCGGGAAAAAGGCTGGTGCAATTGAAGCGCGCGAACTTTCTGAGGATGAAGCTAGCGAAATGTGGGCCATCCGCGATAATATCTTGAACGGTATCGTTTCAAAAGGTGACTGGAAGATGTATGACCCGGTTGTTCCTAACCACCTGTTTACAGACTTAGTTAAAGAAGGTAAACGCTTAGGGGATAAATATAATGTCCAAACCGGATTCTTCGGTCACGCAGGAGATGGCAATATTCATATTTGTATCTTACGCGGTGATCAAAATGATGAAACTTGGGAACAAATTAAACACGACTATGAAAATGATTTATTCCCATATGTTGCTGAACAAGGTGGCTTATTATCTGCAGAACACGGTGTTGGTTTAGAGAAAAAAGCTTATCTACCTTACTTCAAAGACGAAGCATATATGGCAGTATTGAAATCCATCAAACAAGCCATGGATCCAAATAACATCTTGAACCCAGGAAAAATGTTTGACTAA
- a CDS encoding YigZ family protein, which yields MIEYRTVVAGGGSHEIEVKGSRFICHAQRVFNEDEANAFIQKIRKEHYKATHNCVAFQIGEKNEIQRALDDGEPSGTAGVPMLEVLKQRNLQNIIVIVTRYFGGTKLGAGGLVRAYSSAVSEGLDAIGQVERKLQTQLDIKVAYPITGQLEHWIAESPYSLLDTTYLADVTYHLGVPSDLVDQVQADIVNLTSDQAEFAIGQQIFVDIPISY from the coding sequence ATGATTGAATACCGGACTGTAGTTGCAGGCGGCGGTAGCCACGAAATTGAAGTGAAAGGGTCCAGATTTATTTGCCATGCACAACGAGTCTTCAATGAAGATGAAGCCAACGCTTTTATCCAAAAAATTCGTAAAGAACACTACAAAGCCACTCACAATTGTGTAGCCTTTCAAATTGGCGAAAAAAATGAGATTCAACGAGCGCTAGATGATGGCGAACCCTCTGGAACAGCGGGCGTCCCTATGCTAGAAGTTTTAAAACAGCGGAATTTACAAAATATTATCGTAATTGTTACCCGCTATTTCGGTGGTACTAAACTAGGTGCTGGTGGGCTCGTTCGTGCTTACTCATCCGCAGTGTCTGAAGGATTAGATGCCATTGGTCAAGTAGAACGTAAGCTGCAAACCCAATTAGACATCAAAGTTGCTTACCCAATAACTGGTCAATTAGAACATTGGATTGCTGAATCGCCCTACAGCTTATTAGATACAACTTACCTAGCTGACGTCACTTATCATTTAGGTGTCCCGTCTGATTTAGTAGATCAAGTTCAAGCCGACATAGTTAATCTAACAAGTGACCAAGCTGAATTTGCTATTGGGCAACAAATCTTTGTAGACATCCCTATTAGTTACTAA
- a CDS encoding DegV family protein, whose translation MSLAIVTDSTAYLSDEFVSRHDITVLPLTITFSDGSYRDNIDITVDEFYAKMAALDEIPTSSQPAPGLVTEVFERLADSHDEVLVVTLSKGISGAFQTFSMIANEVAEEKNVRIAVYNSDISLIGQGLFVQEAVKLREQGLSLEEILPKLDALKLTSDAYFSVENLGHLAKGGRISSSAAGIGNLLQVKPILHFEQGKIEVFEKVRTHKKTVKRMLDLFEQAYQAEPRLRVAIVGEDDTPQVQSLVAYMTENHPDLDMQRTPVGPVIGTHLGPAAYALAWWQNTDIK comes from the coding sequence ATGTCACTTGCCATTGTAACGGATAGTACTGCCTATCTTTCAGACGAATTTGTTAGTCGTCACGATATTACAGTTCTACCATTAACAATCACATTTTCAGACGGATCCTACCGTGACAATATCGACATCACGGTTGATGAGTTTTATGCCAAAATGGCGGCCTTAGATGAGATCCCAACAAGTTCGCAACCTGCGCCAGGCCTTGTCACAGAAGTCTTCGAGCGGTTAGCTGACAGTCATGATGAGGTTTTGGTTGTTACCTTATCTAAAGGTATTTCTGGTGCCTTCCAAACCTTTAGTATGATTGCAAACGAAGTTGCTGAAGAAAAAAATGTTCGGATTGCGGTTTATAATTCCGATATTTCTTTGATTGGACAAGGTTTATTCGTTCAAGAAGCCGTTAAGTTGCGTGAACAAGGTCTAAGCTTAGAAGAAATCTTACCAAAATTAGATGCCTTAAAATTAACTTCAGATGCTTATTTTTCAGTAGAAAATTTGGGACACTTAGCTAAAGGTGGCCGTATCTCTTCTAGTGCAGCTGGAATTGGTAACCTATTACAAGTAAAACCAATCTTGCATTTTGAACAGGGAAAAATTGAGGTTTTTGAAAAAGTTCGTACCCATAAAAAGACTGTGAAACGGATGCTTGATTTATTTGAACAAGCTTATCAAGCAGAGCCACGATTAAGGGTCGCCATTGTAGGGGAAGATGACACCCCGCAAGTTCAAAGTTTGGTGGCTTATATGACTGAAAATCACCCAGACTTAGATATGCAACGAACGCCAGTAGGCCCCGTTATTGGGACACATCTTGGCCCAGCTGCCTACGCTTTAGCTTGGTGGCAAAATACTGATATCAAGTAG
- a CDS encoding DEAD/DEAH box helicase, whose amino-acid sequence MEAVSNLLRGRLVTAKEIGQTDAAINLLDIPGLQIFSALEKEGSRLRCRRCGNQTIFQENICQCGLTDCVYCLQCLNFGKLRTCDKLYHLAEATEPYSWQRDQSYLAWTGTLSDQQAQASKEICQTYQAGGQRLVWAVTGAGKTEMVFEAVNQALMAGGKVALATPRVDVANELAPRFKEAFPEVTIQLLHGQSEETYAEQPFTIGSTHQLIRFKEAFDLLIIDEIDAFPYDGDPMLYFASDRAIKKTGAQILLTATPNPSHEKLIKEGKLPVSILPARYHRHHLPVPKHQWVGDWHSIIQAGKIPSVFRRLLGRLLVKGRRVLVFMPNIDLMLTFVRLCRQVFADYRFESVSSKDPDRIIKVQNMRDGHYDFLFSTTILERGVTFANIDVIVLGSEDQTFTTAALVQISGRVGRKPKWPSGSVYFLHYGKTKASIAAIRQIQSMNDQARKRGLIDD is encoded by the coding sequence ATGGAAGCAGTCAGCAACTTACTAAGAGGTCGACTCGTCACCGCCAAGGAAATAGGCCAGACCGATGCAGCCATCAACTTACTGGATATACCCGGATTGCAAATCTTCTCTGCCCTGGAAAAAGAGGGCTCGCGCTTAAGATGTCGCCGTTGCGGAAACCAAACCATCTTTCAAGAAAATATCTGTCAATGTGGCCTGACAGACTGCGTCTATTGTCTACAATGTCTCAACTTCGGTAAACTACGGACCTGCGACAAGTTATATCACTTAGCTGAAGCGACTGAACCCTATAGCTGGCAAAGAGACCAATCTTATTTGGCTTGGACCGGCACTTTATCAGACCAACAAGCCCAAGCCTCCAAAGAAATTTGTCAGACCTACCAAGCAGGCGGTCAACGTCTAGTTTGGGCTGTTACAGGAGCAGGTAAGACAGAGATGGTCTTTGAAGCTGTTAACCAAGCCCTGATGGCTGGCGGGAAAGTAGCCCTCGCCACACCCCGAGTTGACGTGGCCAATGAGCTAGCCCCACGCTTTAAAGAAGCCTTTCCTGAAGTGACTATCCAGTTACTCCACGGTCAATCAGAAGAAACTTATGCTGAACAACCTTTTACCATCGGGTCCACCCACCAACTCATTCGTTTTAAAGAAGCTTTTGACCTGTTGATTATTGATGAAATTGACGCATTTCCTTATGACGGCGACCCTATGCTCTATTTCGCTTCAGACCGTGCCATTAAAAAGACAGGGGCCCAGATTTTGCTGACGGCAACCCCAAATCCAAGTCATGAGAAATTAATCAAAGAAGGCAAGCTACCCGTGTCCATTCTGCCAGCCCGCTACCACCGCCACCACCTACCAGTCCCCAAACACCAATGGGTAGGCGACTGGCATAGTATTATTCAAGCAGGTAAAATACCAAGTGTTTTTAGACGACTATTAGGACGGCTACTGGTCAAAGGGCGACGAGTTTTGGTCTTTATGCCCAACATTGATTTAATGCTAACTTTCGTAAGATTATGCCGGCAAGTATTTGCTGATTACCGGTTTGAATCCGTGTCTTCAAAAGACCCAGACCGTATTATCAAGGTACAAAATATGCGAGATGGTCATTATGATTTTTTATTTTCGACTACTATCTTAGAGCGAGGCGTTACCTTTGCTAATATTGATGTCATCGTATTGGGTAGTGAGGACCAGACCTTTACTACAGCAGCTCTGGTCCAGATTTCAGGCCGAGTGGGCCGAAAACCTAAATGGCCATCCGGGTCAGTTTATTTTCTCCATTACGGTAAAACTAAAGCCTCTATTGCAGCTATTCGGCAAATTCAATCCATGAATGATCAAGCAAGGAAACGAGGTTTAATTGATGATTAG
- a CDS encoding ComF family protein, giving the protein MTIESAGQVDEEGFCGDCQSWHTYHDWQFTNQAFYQYNRVFKDWLVVLKGQGDIRGRHLFAKKLKAVYRKHMEAIWVPMPSSSEKVANRGFNQTRLILEAADIPFQDLLMNEGSQGKQAYKNRHDRFQDRSKIQVKNDLENIDKNRPIILFDDVYTTGTTMFSAYKALELAGFSQVSGLTLAR; this is encoded by the coding sequence ATGACTATTGAATCGGCTGGTCAAGTGGATGAAGAAGGTTTTTGTGGGGACTGTCAAAGTTGGCATACTTACCATGATTGGCAGTTTACCAACCAGGCTTTCTATCAATATAATCGTGTCTTTAAAGATTGGCTGGTAGTCTTAAAAGGGCAGGGCGATATTCGTGGGCGTCATCTTTTTGCCAAGAAATTAAAAGCTGTCTACCGAAAGCATATGGAGGCTATTTGGGTGCCTATGCCTTCTTCCAGTGAGAAGGTAGCGAATCGAGGCTTTAACCAGACGCGTTTAATACTTGAGGCAGCGGACATTCCCTTTCAAGACCTATTGATGAATGAGGGGAGTCAGGGGAAGCAAGCCTATAAAAACCGCCATGACCGTTTTCAAGATAGAAGTAAGATTCAGGTGAAAAATGACCTAGAAAATATAGATAAGAACCGTCCGATTATCCTATTCGATGACGTCTATACTACTGGTACCACTATGTTTTCAGCCTATAAGGCGCTTGAATTAGCGGGCTTTAGTCAAGTTAGCGGACTGACCCTTGCAAGATAA
- the hpf gene encoding ribosome hibernation-promoting factor, HPF/YfiA family yields MFTYNVRGENIEITPAIREYAEKKISKIERYFTDSPDATAYVNAKVYPNKDAKAEVTIPLTGGLTLRAEETSQDLYGSIDLVVDKLERQVRKYKTKINRKPRASAGLPGAVETQVQADRVEQEAEEGHDPIKIVRRKTLSVKPMTAEEAVLQMEMLGHNFFIFEDAETGKGALVYARRKGSYGLIAIEDEEDA; encoded by the coding sequence ATGTTTACATACAACGTCCGCGGTGAGAATATTGAAATCACACCAGCAATCAGAGAGTACGCTGAAAAAAAAATCTCTAAGATTGAACGGTATTTCACTGATTCACCAGATGCTACTGCATATGTAAATGCGAAAGTTTATCCGAATAAGGATGCTAAGGCAGAGGTTACAATTCCTTTAACAGGTGGTTTGACTTTACGTGCTGAAGAAACATCTCAAGACTTGTACGGTTCTATTGACCTTGTGGTTGATAAGTTAGAACGTCAAGTACGTAAATACAAAACAAAAATAAATCGTAAGCCTCGTGCTAGTGCTGGTTTACCAGGTGCTGTGGAAACACAAGTTCAGGCTGACCGTGTTGAGCAAGAGGCTGAAGAAGGACATGACCCAATTAAGATTGTGCGTCGTAAAACCTTATCTGTGAAGCCGATGACTGCAGAAGAAGCAGTATTGCAAATGGAAATGCTAGGTCACAACTTCTTCATCTTTGAAGATGCTGAAACTGGTAAAGGTGCCTTGGTATATGCTCGTCGTAAAGGTTCATATGGTTTAATTGCCATTGAAGATGAAGAAGATGCATAA